The following proteins are co-located in the Streptomyces sp. NBC_00435 genome:
- a CDS encoding ABC transporter substrate-binding protein: protein MPRALPLTGAAGSTRSRSTRRRYALPVAALAAVSLLAACAGPPKDGGAKTDTAFTLSAGTPDAAGELDSFTWALYAEPPTLDWIAAFDYPQNTILSNVCESLMRWTPQLTTVPGLAEKATNPTPLTWVYDLRAGVHFHDGSVMTADDVVFSLGRQTDPANGAAWASQFENVESVKKTGPLQVTVSLKQPDSQFPQYMATAAGVVASKAGVEKAGENYGTTGSLDCTGPFELGTWNKGQSVELQRFDGYWGTKAKSAKAVFTFLTDPSARTNALLSGEADGGYLIPTESYARLRASGAGTLYFGEGLSTVNVNVTSMKGALGDVRVRRALSLALDRRGFVKAGLGGAGTVTTSLTTKAAWAAAPENLRTSAFTGLPSPEQNIDAARRMIEEAGATGKTVTIATSSIGQDVSLLATAVQDAGTKIGLKVELKTIAPNAFTSLFTDAKAREGLDMFPETYYDSVTDPMDLLSNFKTGAYQNYAGYSDEAYDALTDKARSEYDPAKRFSAAVELQKKASDQLLWIPVAEWPTAVFLGKRITGAPTTISYLYYPWAADVGAAAR from the coding sequence ATGCCCAGAGCCCTTCCCCTGACCGGAGCCGCCGGGTCCACCCGCAGCCGGTCCACCCGCCGCCGGTACGCGCTCCCCGTCGCCGCGCTGGCCGCGGTCAGCCTGCTCGCGGCCTGCGCCGGCCCGCCCAAGGACGGCGGCGCCAAGACGGACACCGCCTTCACGCTGTCCGCCGGTACCCCCGACGCCGCCGGCGAACTCGACTCCTTCACCTGGGCCCTGTACGCGGAACCCCCGACGCTGGACTGGATCGCGGCCTTCGACTACCCGCAGAACACGATCCTGTCGAACGTCTGCGAGAGCCTGATGCGGTGGACCCCGCAGCTCACCACGGTCCCGGGCCTGGCCGAGAAGGCCACCAACCCGACCCCCCTCACCTGGGTCTACGACCTGCGTGCGGGCGTGCACTTCCACGACGGCTCCGTGATGACCGCCGACGACGTGGTCTTCAGCCTCGGCCGGCAGACGGACCCCGCGAACGGCGCGGCCTGGGCCAGCCAGTTCGAGAACGTCGAGTCCGTCAAGAAGACCGGCCCGCTCCAGGTGACGGTCTCGCTGAAGCAGCCCGACTCGCAGTTCCCCCAGTACATGGCGACCGCCGCGGGCGTGGTGGCCTCCAAGGCGGGCGTGGAGAAGGCCGGCGAGAACTACGGCACCACCGGCAGCCTCGACTGCACCGGCCCCTTCGAGCTGGGCACCTGGAACAAGGGCCAGTCGGTCGAGCTCCAGCGCTTCGACGGTTACTGGGGCACCAAGGCCAAGTCCGCGAAGGCCGTCTTCACCTTCCTGACCGACCCCTCCGCCCGTACCAACGCCCTGCTGAGCGGCGAGGCCGACGGCGGCTACCTGATCCCCACCGAGAGCTACGCCCGGCTGCGTGCCAGCGGCGCGGGAACGCTCTACTTCGGCGAGGGCCTCAGCACCGTCAACGTCAACGTCACCAGCATGAAGGGCGCCCTCGGCGACGTCCGCGTCCGCCGAGCCCTGTCCCTGGCCCTGGACCGCCGCGGCTTCGTCAAGGCGGGTCTGGGCGGCGCGGGCACCGTGACCACCTCGCTCACCACCAAGGCCGCCTGGGCCGCGGCGCCCGAGAACCTCCGTACCTCCGCCTTCACCGGTCTCCCCTCCCCCGAGCAGAACATAGACGCGGCCAGGCGGATGATCGAGGAGGCGGGCGCCACCGGCAAGACGGTGACCATCGCCACCAGCTCGATCGGCCAGGACGTGTCCCTGCTGGCCACCGCGGTCCAGGACGCCGGCACCAAGATCGGCTTGAAGGTCGAGCTGAAGACCATCGCCCCCAACGCCTTCACCTCGCTGTTCACCGACGCCAAGGCGCGCGAGGGCCTGGACATGTTCCCGGAGACGTACTACGACTCCGTCACGGACCCGATGGACCTGCTGAGCAACTTCAAGACCGGGGCCTACCAGAACTACGCCGGTTACAGCGACGAGGCCTACGACGCCCTGACCGACAAGGCCCGGTCCGAGTACGACCCCGCCAAGCGCTTCTCGGCGGCCGTCGAACTGCAGAAGAAGGCGTCCGACCAGTTGCTGTGGATCCCGGTCGCCGAATGGCCGACCGCCGTCTTCCTGGGCAAGCGGATCACCGGCGCGCCCACCACCATCTCCTACCTCTACTACCCGTGGGCCGCGGACGTCGGGGCGGCCGCGCGATGA
- a CDS encoding ABC transporter ATP-binding protein codes for MRALSTLEIQGLRLHLPDTARPVLDGVDLTVAARETVALVGESGSGKSLTSRSVLRLLPRGARTEGEVRVAGDDVLTMSSAQLRVLRSGTAAMIFQDPRAAVNPMRRVGDFLTESLRLTAKASKEAAGERAVAMLEAVGLTAAALRKYPGQLSGGMLQRVVIAAALMGDPALILADEPTTALDVTSQAEVVALLGDLRERFGTGLLFVTHDLGLAAAISDRVYVMYAGRIVETGPADDLFARPRHPYTVALLNSTPRLDAPRGRLAAIEGRPPSLREGLTGCPFAARCELATDVCTREAPALLPVAGEPGRLASCHHGDLIVERERAGTQRKELHP; via the coding sequence ATGAGAGCGCTGAGCACCCTGGAGATCCAGGGGCTGCGACTGCACCTGCCGGACACCGCCCGGCCCGTCCTCGACGGAGTCGACCTCACCGTCGCAGCGCGGGAGACCGTGGCACTGGTCGGCGAGTCCGGTTCCGGCAAGAGCCTGACCTCGCGGAGCGTGCTGCGGCTGCTCCCCCGCGGCGCCCGCACGGAGGGCGAGGTCCGGGTGGCCGGCGACGACGTGCTGACGATGTCCTCCGCCCAGCTGCGGGTACTGCGCAGCGGCACGGCGGCGATGATCTTCCAGGACCCGCGGGCGGCCGTCAATCCGATGCGCCGGGTCGGCGACTTCCTCACCGAGAGCCTGCGCCTGACCGCCAAGGCCTCCAAGGAGGCCGCCGGGGAGCGGGCGGTGGCGATGCTGGAGGCCGTGGGCCTCACGGCCGCGGCGCTGCGGAAGTACCCCGGGCAGCTCTCCGGCGGCATGCTGCAACGCGTCGTCATCGCGGCCGCGTTGATGGGCGATCCCGCGCTGATCCTCGCCGACGAACCCACCACGGCACTGGACGTCACCTCGCAGGCCGAGGTGGTCGCCCTCCTCGGTGATCTGCGCGAACGCTTCGGCACCGGGCTGCTGTTCGTCACCCACGACCTCGGCCTCGCCGCCGCGATCAGCGACCGGGTGTACGTGATGTACGCGGGCCGGATCGTGGAAACGGGCCCGGCGGACGACCTGTTCGCCCGTCCCCGCCATCCGTACACGGTCGCGCTGCTGAACTCCACCCCGCGCCTGGACGCGCCCCGGGGGCGGCTCGCCGCGATCGAGGGCCGGCCGCCGAGCCTGCGCGAGGGGCTGACCGGATGCCCCTTCGCCGCGCGCTGCGAGCTCGCGACCGACGTGTGCACCCGGGAGGCGCCGGCACTGCTCCCGGTCGCCGGCGAACCGGGACGCCTCGCCTCCTGCCACCACGGCGACCTGATCGTGGAGCGGGAACGGGCGGGGACGCAGCGGAAGGAACTCCACCCATGA
- a CDS encoding ABC transporter ATP-binding protein, which translates to MRTVRILTSEPTGPTPAPRPGEPARSAGPRTVLEVAGLHRAYGSVRAVDDVSFRLAEGGSLGIVGESGSGKTTTARIVVGLEHADSGRVLIHGRDRGEHRRGKAGRLERAREIQMVFQDPFLSLDPRTTVGGAIRETLRLHFPGADHTRRITELLEQVGLGSREADALPRQLSGGQRQRVAIARALAVEPSVLVLDEAVAALDVSVQAQILNLLFDIREQTGIGYLFITHDLGVVRCVTDDVIVMRSGRIVESGPTAQVLADPQHPYTRLLLESVPRPGWDPRRIAAARRAL; encoded by the coding sequence ATGAGGACCGTGAGGATCTTGACGAGCGAGCCCACCGGGCCGACCCCGGCGCCCCGCCCGGGCGAGCCCGCGCGGAGTGCCGGGCCGCGGACCGTTCTCGAGGTCGCGGGCCTGCACCGGGCCTACGGCAGCGTCCGGGCCGTGGACGACGTGTCCTTCCGGCTGGCCGAGGGCGGCTCCCTGGGCATCGTCGGCGAATCGGGCTCGGGCAAGACGACCACCGCCCGCATCGTGGTCGGCCTGGAGCACGCGGACTCGGGCCGGGTCCTGATCCACGGCCGTGACCGGGGCGAACACCGGCGCGGAAAGGCGGGGCGCCTGGAGCGGGCCCGGGAGATCCAGATGGTCTTCCAGGACCCCTTCCTGTCCTTGGACCCGCGCACCACGGTGGGCGGGGCGATCCGGGAGACCCTGAGACTGCACTTCCCCGGCGCCGACCACACCCGCCGGATCACCGAACTGCTCGAACAGGTCGGGCTCGGCTCCCGCGAGGCGGACGCCCTGCCCCGGCAGCTGTCGGGCGGACAGCGCCAACGCGTGGCGATCGCCCGCGCGCTGGCGGTCGAGCCCTCCGTCCTCGTCCTCGACGAGGCGGTGGCCGCCCTGGACGTCTCGGTGCAGGCGCAGATCCTCAACCTGCTCTTCGACATCCGCGAACAGACCGGCATCGGCTACCTGTTCATCACGCACGACCTCGGCGTCGTGCGCTGCGTCACCGATGACGTGATCGTCATGCGGAGCGGCCGGATCGTCGAGTCGGGCCCGACGGCACAGGTACTCGCCGACCCCCAGCACCCTTACACGCGCCTGCTCCTGGAATCCGTACCCCGCCCGGGGTGGGACCCCCGGCGCATCGCCGCTGCGCGCCGCGCTCTGTAA
- a CDS encoding agmatine deiminase family protein — MTSFRMPAEWTEHEGCLMAWPTRQELWGEVFDEVKTEYAQVAAAIAAFEPVTMVALPGAGDEARALCGQGVDVIELPLDDSWFRDSGPIFVLGQDGRRAGVDFRFNAWGGKHFPYDTDDKIAAALLQHFGVDRIDSRMILEGGAITVDGEGTLITTEQCLLHPNRNPDMTKEEIEAELIARLGVTKVIWLPYGGLLDTETDGHVDGVCAFVAPATVLVQLPSDPAHPDYERMRANRAVLEGSTDAAGRPFTIIDLPQSSFVDVDGTETEVGYLNFYIANGGVVVPVADTPEDEGALAVIAAALPGRKVVGVRSRVIAYGGGGVHCITQQVPAAGRTA; from the coding sequence ATGACCAGTTTCCGGATGCCGGCCGAATGGACCGAACACGAAGGCTGCCTGATGGCCTGGCCCACCCGTCAGGAACTGTGGGGCGAGGTCTTCGACGAGGTCAAGACCGAGTACGCCCAGGTCGCCGCCGCGATCGCCGCCTTCGAGCCGGTCACCATGGTCGCCCTTCCCGGCGCCGGTGACGAGGCCCGTGCGCTGTGCGGGCAGGGCGTCGACGTGATCGAGCTCCCGCTGGACGACTCCTGGTTCCGCGATTCCGGCCCGATCTTCGTCCTCGGCCAGGACGGCCGGCGGGCGGGCGTGGACTTCCGGTTCAACGCCTGGGGCGGCAAGCACTTCCCCTACGACACCGACGACAAGATCGCCGCGGCCCTGCTGCAGCACTTCGGTGTGGACCGGATCGACTCCCGGATGATCCTCGAGGGCGGTGCGATCACCGTCGACGGCGAGGGCACCTTGATCACCACTGAGCAGTGTCTGCTGCACCCGAACCGCAACCCGGACATGACCAAGGAGGAGATCGAGGCCGAGCTGATCGCCCGCCTCGGTGTCACCAAGGTGATCTGGCTGCCGTACGGCGGTCTGCTGGACACCGAGACCGACGGCCACGTGGACGGTGTCTGCGCGTTCGTCGCCCCCGCCACGGTGCTCGTGCAGCTGCCGAGCGACCCCGCCCACCCCGACTACGAGCGCATGCGCGCCAACCGCGCCGTCCTGGAGGGGTCCACCGACGCCGCCGGCCGTCCCTTCACGATCATCGACCTGCCGCAGAGCTCGTTCGTCGACGTCGACGGCACGGAGACCGAGGTCGGCTACCTGAACTTCTACATCGCCAACGGCGGAGTCGTCGTCCCGGTCGCGGACACCCCCGAGGACGAGGGCGCCCTCGCCGTCATCGCGGCCGCACTGCCCGGCCGCAAGGTCGTCGGAGTCCGCTCGCGCGTGATCGCGTACGGCGGCGGCGGCGTGCACTGCATCACCCAGCAGGTCCCCGCCGCGGGCCGTACCGCCTGA
- a CDS encoding urease subunit alpha: protein MSRQTPHTDHSAHCAPGSRHIDPHEYASVFGPRAGDRVRLGDSGLTVRVESDSQQPGDEFLAGFGKTARDGLHLKAAAVRDTCDVVISNVLVIDAVLGIRKTSIGIREGRIHAIGRAGNPDTLDGVEVVVGTGTSIVSGEGMIATAGAVDTHVHLLSPRIMEASLAAGVTTIIGQEFGPVWGVGVNSPWALKHAFNAFDAWPVNIGFLARGSSSDPAPLIEALAEGGACGFKVHEDMGAHTRALDTALRVAEEHDVQVALHSDGLNECLSVEDTLRVLDGRTIHAFHIEGCGGGHVPNVLKMAGVPNVIGSSTNPTLPFGRDAVAEHYGMIVSVHDLKPDLPGDAAMARDRIRAGTMGAEDVLHDLGAIGITSSDAQGMGRAGETIRRTFAMAAKMKGELGPLDGDGEGDDNARVLRYMAKLTINPAIAHGLAHEIGSIEVGKLADIVLWRPQFFGAKPQLVLKSGFPAYGVTGDPNAATDTCEPLVLGPQFGSYGATPADISVAFVSEAAAQNGDLMPTRRRRVAVRGTRGIGPKDMLRNSRTGSVDVHAGTGLVSLDGEPLVSEPAESIPLSRLYFL from the coding sequence ATGAGCCGGCAGACCCCCCACACCGACCACAGCGCGCACTGCGCCCCCGGCAGCCGGCACATCGACCCGCACGAGTACGCCTCCGTCTTCGGCCCCCGCGCCGGGGACCGGGTCCGCCTCGGTGACTCCGGCCTGACGGTCCGCGTCGAGTCCGATTCGCAGCAGCCCGGGGACGAGTTCCTGGCCGGGTTCGGCAAGACGGCCCGCGACGGACTGCACCTGAAGGCCGCCGCCGTCCGCGACACCTGCGACGTGGTGATCAGCAACGTGCTGGTCATCGACGCCGTCCTCGGCATCCGCAAGACCAGCATCGGTATCCGGGAGGGCCGTATCCACGCGATCGGCCGGGCCGGCAACCCCGACACCCTGGACGGGGTCGAGGTGGTCGTCGGTACCGGCACCTCGATCGTTTCCGGCGAGGGCATGATCGCCACCGCCGGCGCCGTGGACACCCACGTGCACCTGCTGTCCCCGCGGATCATGGAGGCCTCGCTCGCCGCGGGCGTCACCACGATCATCGGCCAGGAGTTCGGCCCGGTCTGGGGTGTGGGCGTCAACTCCCCGTGGGCGCTGAAACACGCCTTCAACGCCTTCGACGCCTGGCCCGTCAACATCGGCTTCCTGGCCCGCGGTTCCTCCTCGGACCCGGCCCCGCTCATCGAGGCCCTCGCCGAGGGAGGTGCCTGCGGCTTCAAGGTCCACGAGGACATGGGAGCCCACACCCGCGCCCTGGACACCGCCCTGCGCGTGGCCGAGGAACACGACGTGCAAGTCGCCCTGCACAGTGACGGGTTGAACGAGTGCCTGTCGGTCGAGGACACCCTGCGGGTCCTGGACGGCCGCACCATCCACGCCTTCCACATCGAGGGCTGCGGCGGCGGCCACGTCCCCAACGTCCTGAAGATGGCCGGAGTACCGAACGTCATCGGCTCCTCCACCAACCCCACCCTGCCCTTCGGCCGCGACGCGGTCGCCGAGCACTACGGCATGATCGTCTCCGTCCACGACCTCAAGCCGGACCTGCCCGGCGACGCGGCCATGGCCCGAGACCGCATCCGGGCCGGCACCATGGGCGCCGAGGACGTGCTGCACGACCTCGGCGCGATCGGCATCACCTCCTCCGACGCCCAGGGCATGGGCCGCGCCGGCGAGACCATCCGCCGCACCTTCGCCATGGCCGCCAAGATGAAGGGCGAGCTCGGCCCCCTGGACGGCGACGGCGAGGGCGACGACAACGCCCGCGTGCTGCGCTACATGGCCAAGCTGACCATCAACCCGGCCATCGCCCACGGCCTCGCCCACGAGATCGGCTCCATCGAAGTCGGCAAACTCGCCGACATCGTGCTGTGGCGCCCACAGTTCTTCGGCGCCAAACCACAGCTCGTCCTGAAGTCGGGCTTCCCCGCCTACGGGGTCACCGGCGACCCCAACGCCGCCACCGACACCTGCGAACCACTGGTCCTCGGACCACAGTTCGGCTCCTACGGAGCCACCCCGGCCGACATCTCCGTCGCCTTCGTCTCCGAGGCGGCCGCACAGAACGGCGATCTGATGCCCACCCGGCGCCGGCGCGTGGCCGTCCGCGGCACCCGAGGCATCGGGCCGAAGGACATGCTCCGCAACAGCCGGACCGGCAGCGTAGATGTGCACGCCGGAACGGGCCTGGTGTCGCTCGACGGGGAGCCGCTGGTCTCCGAGCCGGCCGAGTCCATCCCGCTGAGCCGCCTCTACTTCCTCTAG
- a CDS encoding urease subunit gamma encodes MRLTPTERDRLLIFTAAELARTRRARGVRLNVPEATALITDTVCEAARDGRRLAEAIDAGRHVLSADDVLPGVPDVVTSIQVEAVFDDGTRLCVIDDPFRQAGSLGADAPGARLPGDGEGYGPTEPTVRLAVRNTSGVPVSVTSHFHFFESNPRLDFDRAAAYGMRLCVPAGSSVRFDPQGEGEVGLVPIGGDRIAIGFAGLVDGPLDAPGAKSLALERAAACGYLGAAGDGGAPAGAEDRPEGTTA; translated from the coding sequence ATGCGACTGACACCGACCGAGCGGGACCGGCTACTGATCTTCACGGCGGCCGAACTGGCCCGTACCCGCCGCGCGCGCGGCGTGAGGCTCAACGTCCCCGAGGCGACCGCACTGATCACCGACACCGTGTGCGAGGCGGCGCGCGACGGCCGACGGTTGGCCGAGGCGATCGACGCCGGGCGGCACGTGCTCAGTGCCGACGACGTACTGCCCGGGGTGCCCGACGTGGTCACCTCGATCCAGGTCGAGGCCGTGTTCGACGACGGCACCCGGCTCTGCGTCATCGACGATCCCTTCCGGCAGGCGGGTTCGCTCGGGGCCGACGCTCCCGGCGCCCGGCTGCCCGGGGACGGCGAGGGCTACGGGCCCACCGAACCGACGGTCCGGCTGGCCGTGCGCAACACCTCCGGCGTGCCGGTCAGCGTCACCTCTCACTTCCACTTCTTCGAGTCGAACCCGCGCCTCGACTTCGACCGCGCCGCGGCGTACGGCATGCGGCTGTGTGTCCCGGCGGGCTCGTCCGTACGGTTCGACCCGCAGGGCGAGGGTGAGGTCGGCCTGGTCCCCATCGGCGGGGACCGCATCGCGATCGGCTTCGCGGGCCTCGTGGACGGACCGCTGGACGCGCCGGGCGCCAAGTCCCTCGCGCTGGAGCGGGCGGCGGCCTGCGGCTACCTGGGCGCCGCCGGGGACGGCGGGGCTCCGGCCGGTGCCGAGGACCGCCCGGAAGGGACGACCGCATGA
- a CDS encoding ABC transporter permease has product MSAVLVRRPGLARLRTSRAPLSLLCAGFVTLVVLVAVLAPWTAPYDPNAVDLGNALAGPSADHLLGVDSSGRDTFSRLVLGARTSLLGPLGVVVFSTLTGVAIGTAAAWRGGWLDSVLSRSTELVFAFPGMLLAILIVSVYGEGLLAPVLALAIAYLPYVSRLTRSLVLAERSRPYVEAYRVQGHSGTQICLRHVVPAVMPVVLAQSTINFGYALIDLAGLSFLGLGVPALTPDWGRMVFDGNAAIQAGYPLSAVVPCAAIVLTVVAFNVVGERWADKVSRRDR; this is encoded by the coding sequence GTGAGCGCCGTCCTGGTGCGCCGGCCGGGCCTCGCCCGGCTCCGGACCTCCCGCGCCCCTCTCTCCCTGCTCTGCGCCGGGTTCGTCACCCTCGTCGTCCTCGTCGCGGTGCTCGCCCCCTGGACCGCGCCCTACGACCCCAACGCCGTCGACCTGGGCAACGCCCTCGCGGGCCCCTCCGCCGACCACCTCCTCGGAGTCGACTCCTCCGGGCGCGACACGTTCTCGCGGCTGGTCCTGGGAGCCCGCACCTCACTCCTCGGCCCGCTCGGCGTCGTCGTCTTCTCCACCTTGACCGGCGTGGCGATCGGCACCGCCGCGGCCTGGCGGGGCGGCTGGCTGGACTCGGTGCTCTCCCGCAGCACCGAGCTGGTCTTCGCCTTCCCCGGCATGCTCCTGGCCATCCTGATCGTCTCGGTCTACGGCGAGGGGCTGCTCGCACCCGTCCTCGCCCTGGCCATCGCCTACCTGCCCTACGTCAGCCGGCTCACCCGCTCCCTCGTCCTCGCCGAACGCTCCCGCCCGTACGTCGAGGCGTACCGGGTGCAGGGCCACTCGGGGACGCAGATCTGCCTGCGCCACGTGGTCCCCGCGGTCATGCCCGTCGTCCTCGCCCAGTCCACGATCAACTTCGGCTACGCCCTGATCGACCTGGCCGGTCTGTCCTTCCTCGGACTGGGCGTACCGGCCCTGACCCCCGACTGGGGCCGCATGGTCTTCGACGGAAACGCGGCCATCCAGGCCGGCTACCCGCTCTCGGCGGTCGTGCCCTGCGCGGCCATCGTGCTGACGGTCGTCGCCTTCAACGTCGTCGGTGAACGCTGGGCCGACAAGGTCTCCAGGAGGGACCGATGA
- a CDS encoding ABC transporter permease, whose protein sequence is MSFLRFAVRRLAEMAATLLGASFVIFGALYLAPGNPASFLLGGRSASPEALEAINEHYHLNDPFAVRYLRWLGQVLHGDFGRSITYRTDVSRLLADRLPNTLMLISMALVLVLVLGLLLGWIGAVRGGAADSAILVTTTFAIGTPSFVAAVLLQGLFAVRLGWFPTGGAGDGFGSMLWHLTLPAVALALYLIGMLARVTRAAMLDVLGQEHVTVARSRGVRESLVIRRHVFRNALGTVLTTGGLIVSTLLVCTVLVESAFSVGGIGQLLELSTTTKDFPTVQAISLIMVALFMTVNLVVDLLHPLVDPRVSLGPSKKAA, encoded by the coding sequence ATGAGTTTCCTGCGCTTCGCCGTACGGCGGCTGGCCGAGATGGCCGCCACCCTGCTCGGCGCCTCCTTCGTCATCTTCGGCGCCCTGTACCTGGCCCCGGGCAACCCGGCGAGCTTCCTGCTCGGTGGCCGCTCCGCCTCCCCGGAGGCCCTGGAAGCGATCAACGAGCACTACCACCTGAACGACCCGTTCGCCGTCCGGTACCTGCGCTGGCTCGGCCAGGTGCTGCACGGGGACTTCGGCCGCTCGATCACGTACCGCACGGACGTGTCGCGGCTGCTGGCCGACCGGCTGCCCAACACCCTGATGCTGATCTCGATGGCGCTCGTGCTGGTCCTCGTGCTCGGGCTGCTCCTGGGCTGGATCGGCGCGGTCCGCGGCGGGGCCGCCGACTCGGCGATCCTGGTGACCACCACCTTCGCCATCGGCACCCCGTCGTTCGTCGCGGCCGTCCTGCTGCAGGGCCTGTTCGCGGTGCGGCTGGGCTGGTTCCCCACCGGGGGCGCCGGTGACGGGTTCGGGTCGATGCTGTGGCACCTGACCCTCCCCGCCGTCGCGCTGGCGCTCTACCTGATCGGCATGCTCGCCCGGGTCACCCGCGCCGCGATGCTCGACGTCCTGGGCCAGGAGCACGTCACGGTCGCCCGCAGCCGGGGCGTCCGCGAAAGCCTGGTGATCCGCCGGCACGTGTTCCGCAACGCGCTGGGGACCGTGCTCACCACCGGCGGGCTCATCGTCTCCACCCTGCTGGTCTGCACCGTGCTGGTGGAGTCGGCGTTCAGCGTGGGCGGCATCGGTCAGCTCCTCGAACTGTCCACCACCACCAAGGACTTCCCCACCGTGCAGGCCATCTCCCTCATCATGGTCGCGCTGTTCATGACGGTGAACCTCGTCGTCGACCTGCTCCATCCGCTGGTCGACCCCCGGGTCTCCCTCGGGCCTTCGAAGAAGGCCGCGTGA
- a CDS encoding TetR/AcrR family transcriptional regulator, with the protein MSDRRTEILRAATRVIARRGVRGLRVGELAAEAGVSTSLIYYHFTDRAGILRRTLEFISDRAERYTAEREEDPDDPESPREELKRTLLLELQDTPEVRENSTAWGELRASAVFDPDLREDVAKATHSWVHEISYLLAQARPTGTAPEHAAAAERLTALLEGLSVRWLSGSLPLEHARRLLADAIDGELAVQGLPGSGAGTTR; encoded by the coding sequence GTGTCAGACCGTCGAACGGAAATACTCAGGGCCGCCACGCGAGTGATCGCGCGCCGCGGTGTGCGCGGGCTCCGCGTGGGAGAACTGGCCGCCGAAGCGGGCGTGTCCACCTCGCTGATCTACTACCACTTCACCGACCGTGCGGGCATCCTGCGCCGGACGCTGGAGTTCATCAGCGACCGGGCCGAGCGCTACACGGCCGAGCGGGAAGAAGACCCGGACGACCCGGAGAGCCCCCGCGAGGAACTGAAGCGGACCCTGCTCCTGGAACTCCAGGACACCCCGGAAGTACGGGAGAACAGCACCGCCTGGGGCGAGCTGAGGGCCAGCGCCGTCTTCGATCCCGACCTGCGCGAGGACGTGGCCAAGGCCACCCACAGCTGGGTCCACGAGATCTCCTACCTCCTCGCCCAGGCCCGGCCCACCGGCACGGCCCCCGAGCACGCGGCCGCCGCGGAACGGCTCACGGCCCTCCTCGAAGGCCTCAGCGTCCGGTGGCTCAGCGGCTCGCTGCCCCTGGAGCACGCACGCCGGCTCCTCGCCGACGCCATCGACGGGGAACTGGCCGTCCAGGGCCTGCCGGGCTCCGGAGCAGGAACGACCAGATGA